The Rathayibacter caricis DSM 15933 genomic sequence GAGGCGAGCCGCGCCGCCGGCCTGCCGCCCGAGGAGGGCGCCGCGTCGATCGTCGACCGGATCGCGCACGCCGAGGAGGACGGCGCCGTGCTGCCGACCGAGGTCGCCGCGGTGGAGCTGCTCAACCTGCTCCGTCCCACGGTCGCCGTCGGCCGATTCATCGTCTTCGCCGCGCTGGCGCTGCACGATCACCCGGAGTGGCGCGACCGTCTCGAGCAGCCCGAGGAGCGCGCCGCCTTCGCGAACGAGGTCCGCCGCTTCTACCCCTTCTTCCCGCTGGTCGGCGGGCGCGCGCGGACGGGACTGCCCTTCCAGGGCGAGACGCTGCCCGCGGGCCAGTGGTTCCTCCTGGACCTGTACGCGACGGACCACGCGGTCGCCCACTGGGACGCCCCCGAGACCTTCGACCCGTCGCGCTTCCTCGCCCCCGTCGACCGCAACGGCTTCATCGCCCAGGGCGGCGGCCACTACGGCGACGGCCACCGCTGCCCGGGCGAGCCCGCGACCGTCGACCTCCTGGCGGAGGCACTCGAGCTGCTCACGACCGGGCACCCGTACGACGTGGCCCCGGGCCAGGACTTCTCGATCAGCCTCCGCTCGTTCCCGACGGAGCCGGCCGATGGGTTCGTGGTGACGTTCCGGGCGTAGCGTCCGGTGCTCG encodes the following:
- a CDS encoding cytochrome P450, encoding MIPALGGLDSTAAVLADGYLFGTRRFARVDADAFRTRILGRPVVVARGIEAARFFYEGGRFDRAGALPGSVLHLLQDEGSVQTLEDEQHHRRKRLFLSLVETADERSRLVSAFALEWQRSAARFAGTPVPLQDVAAEVLGRAVLAWAGIALGEEEAQQRSDELRSMVDNAGRFGPPNWAARLRRRRTEHWAQSLIEASRAAGLPPEEGAASIVDRIAHAEEDGAVLPTEVAAVELLNLLRPTVAVGRFIVFAALALHDHPEWRDRLEQPEERAAFANEVRRFYPFFPLVGGRARTGLPFQGETLPAGQWFLLDLYATDHAVAHWDAPETFDPSRFLAPVDRNGFIAQGGGHYGDGHRCPGEPATVDLLAEALELLTTGHPYDVAPGQDFSISLRSFPTEPADGFVVTFRA